The Magnetococcales bacterium genome includes a window with the following:
- the ppk2 gene encoding polyphosphate kinase 2: MADPSLATRESLLAALHQRVQENERLRGEIAHLQEHTSRAVQEHIQEENLKPYQAELIKLQHYLEEKELRMIVILEGRDGAGKGGTLRRITRYMNEKHYRVVALGKPTDVQRTQWFFQRYVEQFPSGGEVVFFDRSWYNRAMVEPVFKFCTERQYQDFMLAVTGFEQDIVRQGTILVKTYFSVSKDVQLARFNRRRDDPLRQWKLSEVDLQAQDHWDDFTNMKYFMLKRTHTPEAPWTIIRSDNKHMARLNAMKVVLNAVPYPERNRDLDFVPDPEVVVSGLRELESMEAQRIQEGRFTL; the protein is encoded by the coding sequence ATGGCGGATCCCTCCCTGGCGACCAGGGAGAGTCTTCTGGCTGCATTGCATCAGCGTGTCCAGGAGAACGAGCGCCTGCGTGGAGAGATCGCTCACCTTCAGGAGCATACCTCCAGGGCGGTCCAGGAACATATCCAGGAAGAAAACCTGAAGCCATACCAGGCGGAGTTGATCAAGCTGCAACACTACCTTGAAGAGAAAGAGTTGCGGATGATTGTCATCCTCGAAGGCCGTGACGGGGCTGGCAAGGGGGGAACCCTGCGCCGCATCACCCGCTACATGAATGAAAAACACTACCGGGTGGTCGCCCTGGGGAAACCCACGGACGTGCAAAGGACTCAATGGTTTTTTCAACGCTACGTGGAACAATTTCCCAGCGGCGGCGAGGTGGTCTTCTTCGACCGGAGCTGGTACAACCGCGCCATGGTCGAACCGGTCTTCAAATTTTGCACCGAGCGGCAATATCAGGATTTCATGCTGGCCGTGACCGGCTTCGAGCAGGACATCGTCCGGCAGGGGACAATTCTGGTCAAAACCTACTTCAGCGTCTCCAAGGATGTCCAATTGGCCCGTTTCAACAGACGCCGGGATGACCCGTTGCGGCAGTGGAAATTGAGCGAAGTGGACCTCCAGGCCCAGGATCATTGGGACGATTTTACCAACATGAAATATTTCATGTTGAAGCGGACCCACACCCCGGAGGCCCCTTGGACCATCATTCGCTCCGACAACAAGCACATGGCCCGTTTGAACGCCATGAAGGTGGTGTTGAATGCGGTGCCCTATCCAGAGCGGAATCGGGATCTGGATTTTGTGCCCGACCCCGAGGTCGTGGTTTCGGGATTGCGGGAGTTGGAGTCGATGGAGGCCCAGCGTATTCAGGAGGGCCGGTTCACGTTGTAG